The Heterodontus francisci isolate sHetFra1 chromosome 14, sHetFra1.hap1, whole genome shotgun sequence nucleotide sequence aaacccacacggtcacgtagaacttgcaaactccgcacaggcagtacctagaatcaaacctgggtccctggagctgtgaggttgtggtgctaaccactgcgccactgtgccgcatagaaTCATGAATATCCAGATACCATAGAAGTACCTGTGGTCTATGAGTCTGCTTGGAATAGAAAAAAAAAGATAGGACACAGTAATGAAATTCAGGGTAAAACAGGCTTTTCAATCATGTTTCTTTTTTTCTCATCCTTTATGTCATGGTTTCACTTGTAATAATTTTTTATAAATTGTAAATTTCATTTGTGCACGTCGGCCTGTTACTTCTACTATTTCTATGTATATCATCACACTATCAGAATGCTTCCAGTACATGAATTCTGCAGTTAATGAATCTTGAGGGAATCTGACTGATTGTGGGTGTTAGGGTGTGGTGGATGTCAGGGGGTGTGAATGCTGAAGCTGCTGTACTTTGTATCCCTAAGTGTATATCTGTGGCTATTTCATCTGGTATAAAATGTGCACAAGTCTGTATTTCACACAGATAATACATGAGGTATGCTGTGAAATACAGAGGTTTCAAATGCAGAACCAGCAGAGAATATAGGCTGAATTTGCATAGTTGGTCATCTGAGTGAGCTGAAGTGTGAAGAGGCAATTCTACAAGTGCGCTGTTCAGTACGGTTGCTGCTAGATCAGGTTGTGTTGTGACATTTGAAAGAAATGGAGGAGCAGGTAGGACAATGAAGTAATGACACTAACAGAGAAATAAAGgcctgaattttacaccccccaaacgAGCAGGCTGTTGGCAGGTGGAGgcgggtgtaaaatggagtgggaagctgGGAGTGCCCTTCCTGACCCCTTCCCGCCCCCATTGCAAATTTACGGGGGGCGGTGGAGGCAAGAAATGGCccactgccccaggccaatcagggcCATTAAGTGCCACTGAAGGGccttcaccccccccctcaccccccgccgCGGGTATTTTACACTTGGCTGGTGGGTGGCTGAGGTCTCTAAAAAAGCCTGCCCGGTGAAACCAGATGGCCTTCTTGAGAGctgagggggccctcctgattgggcactgtatgccccacagagggctgccatcaacgcacaacactccccctaaccgctcccccttgcctcgccagggcctgaccaatTTCCCCGGCGAGGCTCTAAAAACTCATCTTCATTCCAAGGCCATCCTTCATCTTCGTTctgatggctgggtgcagtcccagcagtggccaccactcccggtggtgctgctgggactaagagctgccggacgattgattggccggctgctccaataggcaggacttcctgcctcaaggaggtggaagtcttgCCCAAGACTAATTAAGGGCTTGGGAAGTGTAAAATACGGTCTGGATCCCCAGACCCGGTGGAagcgggctcaccactgacttttcggccgcTCCCACTAACAAAAAATTTCCAGCCAATGACTGCCAAAGGGTGattggagagagagaaggacaaggagggagtaGTGTGCAAGTATGCCAGTGGCACATACATTGCTGGGTGGTCCCACACTTATCATTGATGAATCTGTATGTTGGAGTCATGCTGATGTAAGGAAATGGTTAATTCTCATCTATCACCTTTTACTTGCTAAGTGAATTTCTACTAGaaggctggaaaagtcagttttgtTTACCCGACAGAGACTTTAGCTTATAAGAGTTTGGCTGCAAACTTTCTTTGTCTGAGCCTCATTGGTATCTCAGCTGTCCTCCTGGGAATTATTTtcttggttggatttgtcctgctttttgtgcacaggacatacctgggaaattttccacattgccgggtagatgccagtgttgtagctgtacttaaaCAGTTTGACtacgggcgcggctagttctggagcacatgccttcagtactactgcctttgcagtgtccagtgccttcagccatttgttGATATCTCATGGAGTGaataggattggctgaagactggcatctgtgatgctggggacttcaggaggaggccgaaatggatcatccagtcggcacttatggttgaagatggatgcaaatgcttcagccttatcttttgcactgatgttctgggctcccccattattgagggtggggatatttgtggagcctcctcctcctgtcagttgtttaattgtccaccaccattcacgactggatgtggcagggctgcagatcttagatctgatccggtggtgtgggatcgcttagccctatctatcacatgctgcttctgctgtttgataTGCAAGTAGTCTTGGGTCGTAGCTTCActgggctgacacctcattttgaggtatgcctggtgctgctcctggcatgccctcccacACTCTTCATCGAATGAGGTTTGGCccccagtttgatggtaatggtagagtgggggatatgccaggccatgaggttacagattgtagttgaatacaattctgctgctacagatggcccacagcacctcatgaatgctcagagatgcagtggtttttgtcgaggttcatcccaagcagctctgtaacacaggagtctgtgctctacgggctgttcccagggacgcacaccgagacaaacatcaactgctgctggaggactattaaatcggtgaaagacgccctttggtctgcccgaaacttgctggtcttccagcgcaaagagttgtccaccaccgaatgttgcaggctggcacaatccaaggtccaggactatgtgctgagggacgcaataaagcttggggcagccgcagcaaaggctcaatggggaaagaccacagtgtaaggtccccccaccaagctgaactgaggggctggatccatgggaaacccctcgaactgtatcgggaaaattttgtgtgctgtaaatgtaaaaatgtatatggcatgacaatgaaatggaagggttgtgaggcaactcatgattgtattgaaggaaactgatcatctttgcactgtttgtattttttgacttgatgctgttttaaactgtttggaaatgtaatttttacagatttttatgaataaagtatattttggaaataaaaaaaaaatgaatgctcagttttgaattgctagatctgttcaaaatctatcccttcctaacagtactgtgagtgtgcctacaccccaaggactgcagcagttgaagaaggcagctcaccaccaccttctcatgggcaattagggatgggcaaccaatgctggcctggccagcgacgtccacatcccacaaatgaataaaaagaaacgtGCAGAAGTTAGATCAGTCAAAAGAACTGCTATATTACTGAATTTGTATTGTTTTATTGCTGCAGGATATGCCACAATGCAGTTCCCTTATCTGTGTAATTTATTTGAACAGTAATTCCAAGCCAGGAGTTGTGTTTTGTGGCTTcatatgtaatatttgcaattggaTCTGCAAATCAAGATTTGTTTTAACATTATATATAAGATGACATCAATCTGGATGGTGAACAACCAGTCTCCTTGCTGAACACTCATCCGTTGAAGCGATGGGAGAATCCATCAGTAAAGCCACATATTTTGAATATAATGAGTTAGAGGTTATTGCCAATCTAATCACATTTAAATAGTAAAATATTCCACAAAACTCAAACTGAGATTGGTTCATGTAGGTCGTTAGCTTCAGAGCACAGTGGAACTAACATTTAAGCATGAAACTGACTTTGCTGTTGGCTAACCTGTTACCTAAATTGGATGTAGAAGAGAGAATATTTGTATTTTCCAAGACATAATAAGATTTCCTGATAAACAAGATTCTTATTTCTGCTTTCTCCCGAAGGTTTTCAAAGTCAGTATCTTTGGGAATTTGTTCGTGATATTCTGCTGTCTCCTGAAGAAAGCAATGGCGTTTTGAAGTGGGAAGACAGAAATGAAGGAATTTTCAAAGTTGTAAAGTCTGATTCTCTGGCAAAACTGTGGGGTCAAAGAAAAAATAATGAACGTATGACCTATCAGAAACTTAGCAGAGCACTGAGGTAACAATGTGCTTCTCCAACAAGTAGCAAAGCATGTTTAGTTGCACTTCAAAACAAAAAAGAACAGAAATTGTCTCTTTGGTTTGGTTGCTAGTAttcttgcctcagagtcagaacGTTGTGAGTAGGTGTATTTTAATTTTGATCAGGAGGGTTTTTTGAGGACAATTTCTGTTCGCATTGTTAGAGATTTTCCTGCACAAATCACACCTGAATTAACTTTTAAAAAtctttctttggtctccttatcttgagatacaatgggtaagtgcctggaggtgttcagtggtgtgtggagcagtgcctggagtggctataaaggccaattctagagtgacaggcacttccacaggtgctgcagaaaaatttgtttgtcggggctgttacgcagttggctctccccttgcgcctctgtcttttttcctgccaactgctaagtctcttcgactcgccactctttagctccgcttttatggctgcccgccagctctggctttAAAAATGGTAACATGTTAAAAAGAGGACACTAAAACTTATCTCCTGAAACTATTTATTGGTGCAGTAGAACTAGGACCGAACCATGTTCTCTAGCCCTAAAGCACTTCACCTTGATGAATAGATATACACAATAAACTTACATTTGGTTGGCAAGCTGGTAGGAAGTTCCCTACCAGGATTAATGAACATCAGCATGAGAGTGAACTCTAATCATTTTAGAAGgccagagactgggtacagaatgACATAGGCTGAGAACAGGCTGCCTGTGCATACTCTTAGTGGTTGTGGATGGTACATGGTGCAGAGACTGAACAAGGGAAGGGGAACCTAAATCAATACATTGCAAAAGTAAAGACAAATACCTGAAATTTTCTCGGAGCTACCTTTGCTTCACCATCATAATGATGAAAGTGTGGTGAGAAACCTGTCTACATGTGGTTTTTACCACAATTTTGATACAGTAATAGCAGCCCAGCAGCAGAAAATCTGTGTTAAGTTGCTGTAGGCCCAAAGGAATCTCACCATTAGAGAGATACAGTTGGTACTATATAGCTTGAGGGGtaccactcctcaagtgtggggcaagACAAGGATGCAGATCTCCATGAACCCACGCTATTGCCACCTTTCTGCACTATATGCTAGCTGTCTagtcaactgagctaaccaacctcCCCTCTGTTAAGTGCTGGTGGCTAAATAATGTCAATAATACTTGATTAGCACATtcagagagggaaataaatattaCAGTGGTCCAGAAGTCGCATCACATCATTTTATTTTGCTTTTCAGACATTATTACAAAACTGGGATTCTGGAACCAGTGGATGGACGGTTAATGTACATGTTTGGAAAGACTACGCATGGCTGGAGATAAAAGCCTTTATTTACCAGTCAACTATATCCTTGATTGATTGAAGATTATGGACTGTGTTAGCAAGAGCTGGCACCATCTTTAGACGATTCCCAGTCAGCGGTCAGCTCAACTAAGCAATGTGATTATTTTTCTATTCAAAACTAAATCTTAGCCTTCAGCTTGTTTGATTTTTTTGGTGAAAAATGCAGCACAATAAAGCCAAAATATTCACCAAACTTGTAATAAATGGGACTTCAACTGTGTTGTTTTATGTTGCAATTAACacgtgtgggttgcttgccagctcccggtgtgggggtcccttgttcaaaggcacttactGTCTGATTGagagacccagcatcgggaaggaggggggcccactgagagctacCTCACTGCCCTTACTGCCGAcacccccacacaccctcccccgcGACACCCAACCCTCAAAATCCCTCCCGCCATGATTCACCTGTGTCCCGGGTCCCTCGAAGATcctaggcctcgggtgggtgcattACAGGCAGCAGTCACCgcctctgcagtggcactgctcagtgaaaaagctgctggcctctgattgactggcagctctcagAAGGCGGGCCGTCTGTCGCCGGGGTCCTTAATCTCAGGAAAGGCCTGCCGctgcccacttaagtgcctaattggcacgtaatcCGGTGGACCTTCCTCAGTGGAGGCAATATGGGGCTCTTGCCGGCTCTTCAGCAGGTGGCCGAGACCCCCTTTGCCGACATGATTGGTGTTAATTAAAGACTAACACAATTTTAAAGGCTCTTACAGTTGGTCCagtgaaattttttctctcagagggtcgtgagtctttggaattctcttcctcaaaaggtggtggaagccaagtctttgaatatttttaaggcagaggtagatagattcttgataagcaagggggtggaaggttatcgggggtaggtggaaatgtggaataatcagttcagccatgaacttattgaatgacggagcaggctcgaagggccaagtggcctactcctgcttctaattcgtatgtatgtatgtaCATAAAATCCCCTCCTTGTGAATGTTCTATGGAGTCTATACACAGGAGTTCAAAATCTGTAATCTATATCCATCTATAGCTCTTGGTTTCCCTGTATATGTAGCTATTTATGTATATATGAATCtatattacatagaatatacatcatagaaacaggccattcagcccaacacttggtgtttatgctccactgaaGCCTCCCctaatccttcctcatctaactaaattagcgtaaccctctattcctttctccctcatatgcttatctagcttcccattaaatgcatctacgctattcAACTCAACAACACCCTGTGGCAGTCAGttccacactctcaccactctctggataacgaAGTTTCTtccgaattccctatttgatttcttggtgactatcttatattgatggcctctggcTTTGCTCTTCCCTACAAGTAGAAGCACcgtctctgtgtctactctatggGCCGGATTTTATTCCAGTGACGGGGATCCTGACAGTGGGCCGGAAGGCAGGGGCCCCATTGCTATTccatggtgggcagccaattaactgctcgCAGTCGGGGACACCATCACTTTAAGGGATGAACTTCTGCCtacaaaagctgccagccaatcggaaggctggcagctctgcattactggcagcaccaccgggagcagtggccaggaGAAGGAGAAGAACCGAGACAGGTAAGAGGGGTTGGGGTCG carries:
- the ehf gene encoding ETS homologous factor, whose amino-acid sequence is MSFQSQYLWEFVRDILLSPEESNGVLKWEDRNEGIFKVVKSDSLAKLWGQRKNNERMTYQKLSRALRHYYKTGILEPVDGRLMYMFGKTTHGWR